The genomic region GAGGATGACCGGGAAGTTGCCGGTGGGCATGTCGGCAAGGTCGGTCATCTTGATGTAGGTGAAGCGGCCGTCGTCATAGACCGTCGTCGGCACCAACCACTTCGGCGCCCGCCTGGGGGCCGAGAACTCGTAGTTGAAGTGGTAGCCGCGGTCGGGATGGATGCTGGTACTGAGTTCGGTATTCGGCTCCTCGGCCACGGCCATGGCCTCGGCAAACTCGGTGCCATGCGGATAGACGAACTTGATCTTATATTGGACGCCGGCAGACTTGGCCTGGGCAAGCGTGCGCCAGTCGGTGGCGACGACTCTGAGCTCGAAAATGTACGAATTCGTGGCCGTGCGCACCATCATGTTGGTGTCCACATCGACATTCTTCGGCCGAATGTAGAACACGTTCCCGCGCCGGTTCAGATCCCAACCACTGCTGAAACCAGTACTGTAGTCCTTGATTTCCTCATGCGGACTCAGCTCGATCTGGGTGGTGATACCCAGTCCCGTACGCACCTGATAGATGCGGTCAGGCTCGTATTCGTATTCTTCGACAGCCTGTGCCTGGACGGACACGGAGGCGCAGACAAGGGCCAGAAAGAGGCCGAAGCGCGAAAGCAGCTCGCTCAAATGACTCATTGAGTGTTGACTCCATTGGCGGGGGCAGCCGCATCGGGATTGGCAGGAATTTGGCCTTCCTCGGGGGCAAAATCCGGAGGTGGGACAGTGTCAGGCACCACTCCGATGCTCCCCTCGGTGCCTGCGGCGACAGGCGGCGCCGATTGCGACGGTCTTTGCATCAACTCCGCCGGCGACGGGAATGCAGGCTCCGGTGGCAGGGCTTCGGCAAAATCGTTCTCGACCCGATAGTTCGTCACCTGGAATCCGAGCGGATTCAGCAGGCGATCCCGCTCACCGAGCTTGAGATTGGGCCTGTAGGTGAACTCGAGCGTGGCGATCTTGCCGCTGTTGTCCAGTGACGTGAAACGGCCGGTGGTCTTGTCATACAGGCTGCGCTGGAAGCGCACCGTCGCCCCCGTGTACGGCTGCCCGCCACCTCCGCCCAGCAGGTGGATGCTCACGATCCTGACATGAACTGACTTGGTCGCGCCATAGAGGGTTGCGGGGCGATTGGGATTGTTTGCCGCATAAACCGCCTTGTATGCAGGCGCGACTCGCTCGCCGGCCATCGAGAACACCGTGTACCAGTTCTGGTTGCCGACCAGACCCGAGTCATAGGACTCGCGGGCGAGCACGAACCGGGCCACGTTGCTCTTGTTGATCGCTTCCTGGGTGGTGATGCTGTTGTTGCCGAAGTTGCCCTGCAACCGGGCCACCGTGGCAGTGCCCGTATATGGATCAGCCATGACCAGGTATGGCACTTTCTCCTTGAGCGGCAGGAACACGAAATAGCCGCTCGCCAGGATCAGCGACATCACGATTGCGCACCAGGCGACCAGCCAGGCGCGGCGCTGGCTGCGACGGGCCAGGTCGGCCACCGTCAGCTCATAGTTGACCGCTTTGGCGACAGCCTGATCAACCTGCGGCGAGGATGTCTTCTTTCCGAACATGAAAGTGCCCGCCCGGTCAGTCTTCGAGCTCGGCCGACGCGGCCGTAGCGGCGCGAACGACGATCTGGCTGCCGTCCGCAGTGATCGAGACGCCCTGCTGCGCATATGCATCCGTCAGCGCCGAGACCGCGGCCTGGAGGTTGGTGGTGTGGATATCCGCCACCGGTGCATACAGGGTGTAATCGTTCGAGTGCAGGTACGAAAGACTCATCCGGCTGTCGCGCGCCCAGCGGCTCAGCATGTTCTTGAGCGTGCCGTCCGCAGGCGATGCCTGGAACAGATAAGCCTGCTGGAGCGGAATCACCTCCGGCGCTGCGGCAAAGTGATTCACGGGCTTCCAGCGTCCGCGGACGCCCGGCGCCTCGGGAGCTGCACATCCGACTGTGAGGATCGCAGGCGCCAGCACCAGCGCAATGAAAAGGCGATGGACTACTGAATGGTTCACGGCTTCACCCTGTGGAGGAATTGCAGACATGCGCTTTCCGCACGCCCATGCAGGCATGCGGGAGCAAAAACAGGCAGAGACAGGCATGCCCCGGACGAAGTCTGCCCGGGACGCATGACATTGATGATGTTGGACGTTGCAGCAGGTGAAACCCGCTGCCGTACCGATTGTGTGTCGAAGGGCGATACGCTACGACGTATAGCCCACTCCGTGGCTCTCATGTCCTTAAACCTCGCCCCCTGTCGTTCCGCTCCTGAAACACGTACCCGGATTGGCAGCCCCAAGCTTGGACCTGCCCCCCCGGAGCCCAGCTTATAGCGGGCCTTTTTTAAAGGTACCTGTGTCTGCAATGGGTCGTCAAGCGGGATCCGGATCCGTATGCTGCTCATCTACTAGTGCCGGGCGCGGACACCCGCCCGGCACATGCCCATTGACTTCATATGTCATATTCTTCGGATCGGATCAAGACAGATTTGTGACACGAGGCACGGAAGCACGTCATGCGATGGATGCTGTTGAGCCTGATTCTGGCGGCGATGACTCAGGCGGCAATGCCGGCTCGGGCAATGGACATGGAACCGATAGCGGTCCGTTCGGCGATCGGCGAGCCGCTGTTGGCCGAAATTCCGATCAAGGCCTCGCCTGAAGAGCTGCGGTCATTACGTGCGGAACTGGCGCCACCGGTCGTGTTTGCACGCGTCGGCCTGTCGCGGCCACGTGGGGCGGTGGCCGACCTGCGATTCTCGATCCGGGATACGGGCGGACAACCCGCAATTCGCATCACCACCGTCAACCCGGTGAGCGAGGAATTCTTCACGTTCCTGATCCAGCTCGACTGGGATGCGGGCCGGATGATCCGGGAGTTCTCCATCGCGTTGCGCGAGCCGACCTCGATGCCGGCAACGGCTCTGCCGGTGATCGAACTACCCGGAGTGTCCGAGCCACCATTGTCGAAACCGGTCGAGCTGCCGTCGGTCGAGCTGTCGTTCGTCGAGCCACCTCTGGAGCCCCCGCCGCTGGCCGCCCCCATCGCCGTGGTCGCAACCCGGCCGATAGCCGCTCCGGCATCGCCGGCAGCAGCAGATCCGCCCGCGGCTCCGATTCCGCTGCAGACCCGGCCCCCGCCGGCCGCGGCTCCACCAGCCGTTGCTGCCCCACCATCCCTCGCTGCTTCGCCGACGCCCACCGCCTCCCCCGCCCCTCAGCCGGAGGCGCCGCCGGAACGGACTGCATCCGCAACGCCCTCAAACCCCAGCCAGACGAACAGCCCCCGCACTTCTCTCCCAGCTCCCGCACCCCGACCTGTCCAGCCACTTCCGGGCGGGGCTCAGCACGGGCCGGTAAAGTCTGGCGAGACCCTGACGCGGATCGCTGCACGGATCGACGGCGCCGGTGCGATGCACGAACAGGCACTGGCGGCTTTGTTGCTGGCCAATCCGGAAGCCTTCATCGACGGCAACATCAATCGCCTCATGCAGGGCGCGACCCTGCAGTTGCCGGCACACGCCACACTGGCCTCCATCGATCCCGGGCACGCACGCGACCTGGTGCGCCTGCAGATCCGCGAGTGGCAGGAAGGCCCGGGGTCGGTGCCTCCGGCCGAGATGGCCGCTGCTCTGGCCGCGGTCAGAACCGGCATGCAGCAGGCCACTGAAACCACGCCCGTGTCTCTGGCGCTGCCGCGTCTGGAAATCGCACCACCGGAACGCGAGCTGTCGTCCGAACCCGATATCAAACCGGACATCACTGGTATCGGATCAGCGGGAGCGACGACACTGCATCGCGAGACGCTGGCCAGTCGTGATGCGGAGATCGAATACCTGAAGCAACGCGTTACGGAATTGGAGGGTTCTCATGATGAGCTGCAACAGGTCATCACCCTTCAAGACAATGCGTTGGCCACCGCGCAGGAGCGTCTCACGCAAGCAGAAGGGGACGGCTGGATTTCAGTCCGTTCGTCTTGGCTCTGGTCGGGGCTGGCGGGGCTGCTGTTTCTGGGCGGATTGGCCGGACTGTGGCTGCGCCGCAAACGAGGCCGTAACGCCAGCATCGAAACCGCAGCGCCCCGCCGCTCCCGCTGGCATCGCGCTTGACTCACGTGCAAGGGTGATAACCAACCGATGGAAGTGATGCGCTATCCCACCACCGACCCGGCCGCAGACGGATACCACTGGCGGATGATACGGTCGGCTAGCGTGTCACTGGCGGCATGCGGCCCGCATGCATCCAGTTACGCGAAACACCCCGCCTCGCGTGCAAGCATCGATAGTACAGAAGAACAACAGCAGCACGAATAATCTACAGGGAATCGAGTTTTACCTAGTACTCATGCGTAGCCGGGGAATGCGAGACAGAGCATCGACCGGCCCGCCTCATCCACAGGCTATCCGAGATATCCGATGCAAGACGCAAAGTATCAGGAACTGATCAACTTCCTGGAGAAGGCCGCCCTCCTCGCTGCGGATCTCGAACGCCGCTGTCTTGATGCCGCCGAACAGCAACAGGACAGCGCCAAGGCACTCGTGCAGACATTGCATGGAGTTGAAGGAACTCTCGGCGAGGTCGTGACCGCCGGCAAAACGGAGTTGCTCCAGCATGCACAGGCCGCCGTGCGTCAGGCATTGGCACAGGAAGTCGGTGCAGCAACGAAGGCGATCGGCGAAAGCGCCAACCAGCTGCGACAGGTGAGCGACCAGTTGAAGCGCGAGCAATCCGCGGTCGGCATGCGGATGCGGATCATGGGATGGAAATCGATGATCGCGATAGGCGCGGCGGCATTTCTTACCGTGGCCGGCTCGAGCTTCGTGCTGTGGCACAACGTCAAGCGTACCGAGCGGCTCCAGGTTCAGGCCGAAGTGATGCAGGCACTCCAGCATGTGACGGTCACCTCGTGCGACGGCCGTCCGTGCATGAAACTGGAGGAAGGACAACCTCGCTGGGGCAAGAACCAGGACTACATTCTGGTCGACACCTCGACATCGGGATCCGCGCAACCAGACGGTCGAAAGTCCGCACGCTGATCTCTTCATGCCGCCACCCGCGGCGCACCTTACGCTCCACACCCACCCGACAGGTTTGAAGCCGTGACAAAACCGAAACTGCTCACCGCCCTGGCCCTGCTCGTGCTGGCCCTCGTCGCCGGCCTGTACTTCTCCGGCTGGCTGGCCCTGATGTTCATGAAGCTGGACACCGCCACGCTTGGGTTCGGCACCTACTGGAACTACCTGCAGTTGCTCGACCACCCGCGCATGCAGCCCTACACCGGCCGGGTCAAGTTCGCCGGCGCGATCGGTTTCGGCCTGCCCATGCTGGTCTGGATCGCTTCGCTGGTCCTGCTGCTGCGCACCGGCCAGGACCGCGACATCCACGGCAAGGCGCGCTTCGCCGGCCTCGTCGACCTGGCCCAGAAGGGCTTCCTCAAGTCCGCCAGCAACGGCATCGTGGTCGGCAAGAAGAACGGCAAGCTGCTGCGCCTGCCCGGTCAGCAGTTCGTGGTCCTTGCCGCGCCGACCCGCTCGGGCAAGGGCGTGGGCGTGGTCATCCCCAATCTGCTCGAATACGACGAGTCGGTCGTGGTCCTCGACATCAAGCAGGAGAATTTCGATCTGACCTCCGGCTGGCGGGCCTCGCGGGGGCAGGAGATCTACCTGTTCAATCCGTTCGCCGACGACCGCCGCACCCATCGCTGGAACCCGCTCACCTATGTGTCCAAGGACCCGGCGTTCCGGGTCTCCGACCTGATGAGCATCGCCGCCATGCTCTACCCGGACGGCGACGACAAGGACAAGTTCTGGGTCAGCCAGGCCCGCAACGCGTTCATGGCCTTCGGCCTGTATCTGTTCGAGAAGGCCGACCACGAGGGCACCGGCACGCCCACCCTGGGCGGGGTCTACCGGCTGTCCTCCGATACCGGCGGCGAGGAGCTCAAGCCCTACCTGCAGACGCTGTCGCAGGCGCCGTTCCTGAGCGCCAATGCGCGTACCGCTTTCGCCGGGCTGCTGTCGCAGGCGGACGTGACCTTCGCCTCGATCATTGGCAGCTTCAAGGAGCCGCTCAACGCCTGGATCAACCCGGTGCTGGACGCGGCCACCAGCGCCGACGATTTCCGCCTCGACGACGTGCGCAAGCGCAAGATGACGATCTACATCGGCATCCAGCCCAACAAGCTGGCCGAGAGCCGACTGATCGTGAACCTGTTCTTCAGCCAGCTGATCAACGTCAACACCAAGGAACTGCCGCAGAACAACCCCGAGCTCAAGCACCAGTGCCTGTTGCTGATGGACGAGTTCACTGCGCTGGGCCGGGTCGACATCATCGCCAAGGCGGTGGCCTACATGGCCGGCTACAACCTGCGCCTGCTGCCGATCATCCAGTCGATGGCGCAGCTGGACGCGGTGTACGGCAGGGAGATGTCGCGCACGATCATCACCAACCACGCGCTGCAGATCATCTATGCCCCGCGCGAGCAGCAGGACGCCAACGACTACTCGGAGAT from Lysobacter alkalisoli harbors:
- a CDS encoding TrbG/VirB9 family P-type conjugative transfer protein codes for the protein MSHLSELLSRFGLFLALVCASVSVQAQAVEEYEYEPDRIYQVRTGLGITTQIELSPHEEIKDYSTGFSSGWDLNRRGNVFYIRPKNVDVDTNMMVRTATNSYIFELRVVATDWRTLAQAKSAGVQYKIKFVYPHGTEFAEAMAVAEEPNTELSTSIHPDRGYHFNYEFSAPRRAPKWLVPTTVYDDGRFTYIKMTDLADMPTGNFPVILGREREHSGDFIVNSTVEGNTIIVHGTYPYLVIRHGKNVVGLRRRQQQ
- a CDS encoding TcpQ domain-containing protein produces the protein MNHFAAAPEVIPLQQAYLFQASPADGTLKNMLSRWARDSRMSLSYLHSNDYTLYAPVADIHTTNLQAAVSALTDAYAQQGVSITADGSQIVVRAATAASAELED
- a CDS encoding type IV pilus assembly protein FimV, with product MRWMLLSLILAAMTQAAMPARAMDMEPIAVRSAIGEPLLAEIPIKASPEELRSLRAELAPPVVFARVGLSRPRGAVADLRFSIRDTGGQPAIRITTVNPVSEEFFTFLIQLDWDAGRMIREFSIALREPTSMPATALPVIELPGVSEPPLSKPVELPSVELSFVEPPLEPPPLAAPIAVVATRPIAAPASPAAADPPAAPIPLQTRPPPAAAPPAVAAPPSLAASPTPTASPAPQPEAPPERTASATPSNPSQTNSPRTSLPAPAPRPVQPLPGGAQHGPVKSGETLTRIAARIDGAGAMHEQALAALLLANPEAFIDGNINRLMQGATLQLPAHATLASIDPGHARDLVRLQIREWQEGPGSVPPAEMAAALAAVRTGMQQATETTPVSLALPRLEIAPPERELSSEPDIKPDITGIGSAGATTLHRETLASRDAEIEYLKQRVTELEGSHDELQQVITLQDNALATAQERLTQAEGDGWISVRSSWLWSGLAGLLFLGGLAGLWLRRKRGRNASIETAAPRRSRWHRA
- a CDS encoding virB8 family protein, whose product is MFGKKTSSPQVDQAVAKAVNYELTVADLARRSQRRAWLVAWCAIVMSLILASGYFVFLPLKEKVPYLVMADPYTGTATVARLQGNFGNNSITTQEAINKSNVARFVLARESYDSGLVGNQNWYTVFSMAGERVAPAYKAVYAANNPNRPATLYGATKSVHVRIVSIHLLGGGGGQPYTGATVRFQRSLYDKTTGRFTSLDNSGKIATLEFTYRPNLKLGERDRLLNPLGFQVTNYRVENDFAEALPPEPAFPSPAELMQRPSQSAPPVAAGTEGSIGVVPDTVPPPDFAPEEGQIPANPDAAAPANGVNTQ